In the Euphorbia lathyris chromosome 5, ddEupLath1.1, whole genome shotgun sequence genome, one interval contains:
- the LOC136231162 gene encoding cytochrome c oxidase subunit 6a, mitochondrial → MLFLSAKVKSEENLRKMATALMRSGLRNALRGGSRTSAAPKRSFSSSGHGDVEYEAAEAAKWEKITYVAIASCTALAAYCLSKGHSHEEEPPAYPYLHIRNKEFPWGPDGLFERKHH, encoded by the exons ATgctttttttatctgcaaaggTAAAGAGTGAAGAAAATCTGAGAAAAATGGCGACGGCGTTGATGCGATCTGGTCTCCGAAATGCTCTTCGCGGCGGCTCCAGAACTTCTGCCGCTCCTAAGAGGTCCTTCTCTTCCTCTGGCCATGGCGATGTTGAAT ATGAGGCCGCAGAGGCAGCAAAGTGGGAGAAGATAACGTATGTGGCGATTGCATCATGCACTGCTCTAGCTGCCTATTGCCTATCAAAGGGACATAGCCACGAAGAGGAACCTCCT GCCTATCCATATTTGCACATTCGTAATAAGGAGTTCCCGTGGG GACCAGATGGGCTTTTTGAGAGGAAGCACCATTAA